A genomic segment from Daphnia pulex isolate KAP4 chromosome 5, ASM2113471v1 encodes:
- the LOC124193399 gene encoding mucin-2-like isoform X2 has protein sequence MKNRLSTICALQVMAAYLLPLASTARISKATSSFSPFQSYYNGIPSNEYQQPLGPFFGYFPNLLTSPCSPCPLCPAAPDCPSTPPTCPETTTANPTTSTTTTAETTTTTPTTTTTTTAAPATCPTCPSCTTCPATTTPTTCPTTTTTTTAAPPTCPTCPTCLTCPETTTPTTCPTTTTATTAAPPTCPTCASCIACPVPPPSPIVTACDNALNAYASAAPNGTISVNLPTANTNFNCQYSFVAYPPTTRIVVRCSSISAGARFRLSPATPQTAGVLGVDYTSMGTYLIMTANNLLSNVNGIQLSCTWQAV, from the exons ATGAAGAACCGCCTTTCCACCATCTGCGCACTGCAG GTCATGGCCGCCTATTTGCTTCCTCTGGCCAGCACTGCCAGGATCTCCAAagcaacttcttctttctcaccGTTCCAGTCATACTACAATGGAATTCCCAGCAACG AATACCAGCAGCCATTAGGGCCGTTCTTTGGATATTTCCCAAATTTGTTGACGTCGCCGTGCAGCCCGTGTCCACTATGTCCCGCTGCTCCCGACTGTCCCTCAACGCCACCAACGTGCCCTGAAACAACCACTGCAAATCCAACAACTTCCACAACAACCACAGCAGAGACAACTACAACAACTCCTACAACTACTACCACAACCACCGCTGCTCCCGCCACATGCCCGACATGCCCCAGCTGCACGACATGTCCTGCAACTACTACCCCAACAACTTGCccaactaccaccaccactaccaccgcTGCCCCTCCTACCTGTCCCACCTGTCCCACCTGCCTGACGTGTCCTGAAACTACTACCCCAACAACTTGTCCAACTACTACCACCGCTACCACCGCTGCTCCCCCTACCTGTCCCACCTGCGCCAGTTGCATAGCATGTCCTGTGCCACCCCCATCGCCAATCGTCACAG CTTGTGACAACGCATTGAATGCCTATGCGTCAGCTGCACCGAACGGGACCATCTCGGTAAATCTTCCCACCGCCAATACGAATTTTAATTGCCAGTACAGTTTTGTGGCTTATCCGCCGACGACTAGAATTGTAGTGAGATGCAGCAGTATCTCTGCCGGCGCCAGATTCAGG CTTTCTCCGGCAACTCCTCAAACCGCTGGAGTGCTAGGCGTCGACTACACTTCGATGGGGACCTACTTGATTATGACAGCAAATAACCTTTTAAGCAATGTAAATGGAATACAATTGAGCTGCACTTGGCAAgccgtttga
- the LOC124193399 gene encoding cell wall protein DAN4-like isoform X3 — protein sequence MKNRLSTICALQVMAAYLLPLASTARISKATSSFSPFQSYYNGIPSNDNSYLVSYFYTTPVIIHAEYQQPLGPFFGYFPNLLTSPCSPCPLCPAAPDCPSTPPTCPETTTANPTTSTTTTAETTTTTPTTTTTTTAAPATCPTCPSCTTCPATTTPTTCPTTTTTTTAAPPTCPTCPTCLTCPETTTPTTCPTTTTATTAAPPTCPTCASCIACPVPPPSPIVTACDNALNAYASAAPNGTISVNLPTANTNFNCQYSFVAYPPTTRIVVRCSSISAGARFRLSPATPQTAGVLGVN from the exons ATGAAGAACCGCCTTTCCACCATCTGCGCACTGCAG GTCATGGCCGCCTATTTGCTTCCTCTGGCCAGCACTGCCAGGATCTCCAAagcaacttcttctttctcaccGTTCCAGTCATACTACAATGGAATTCCCAGCAACG ATAATTCCTATTTGGTGAGTTATTTCTATACGACACCCGTGATCATTCATGCAGAATACCAGCAGCCATTAGGGCCGTTCTTTGGATATTTCCCAAATTTGTTGACGTCGCCGTGCAGCCCGTGTCCACTATGTCCCGCTGCTCCCGACTGTCCCTCAACGCCACCAACGTGCCCTGAAACAACCACTGCAAATCCAACAACTTCCACAACAACCACAGCAGAGACAACTACAACAACTCCTACAACTACTACCACAACCACCGCTGCTCCCGCCACATGCCCGACATGCCCCAGCTGCACGACATGTCCTGCAACTACTACCCCAACAACTTGCccaactaccaccaccactaccaccgcTGCCCCTCCTACCTGTCCCACCTGTCCCACCTGCCTGACGTGTCCTGAAACTACTACCCCAACAACTTGTCCAACTACTACCACCGCTACCACCGCTGCTCCCCCTACCTGTCCCACCTGCGCCAGTTGCATAGCATGTCCTGTGCCACCCCCATCGCCAATCGTCACAG CTTGTGACAACGCATTGAATGCCTATGCGTCAGCTGCACCGAACGGGACCATCTCGGTAAATCTTCCCACCGCCAATACGAATTTTAATTGCCAGTACAGTTTTGTGGCTTATCCGCCGACGACTAGAATTGTAGTGAGATGCAGCAGTATCTCTGCCGGCGCCAGATTCAGG
- the LOC124193399 gene encoding cell wall protein DAN4-like isoform X1, with the protein MKNRLSTICALQVMAAYLLPLASTARISKATSSFSPFQSYYNGIPSNDNSYLVSYFYTTPVIIHAEYQQPLGPFFGYFPNLLTSPCSPCPLCPAAPDCPSTPPTCPETTTANPTTSTTTTAETTTTTPTTTTTTTAAPATCPTCPSCTTCPATTTPTTCPTTTTTTTAAPPTCPTCPTCLTCPETTTPTTCPTTTTATTAAPPTCPTCASCIACPVPPPSPIVTACDNALNAYASAAPNGTISVNLPTANTNFNCQYSFVAYPPTTRIVVRCSSISAGARFRLSPATPQTAGVLGVDYTSMGTYLIMTANNLLSNVNGIQLSCTWQAV; encoded by the exons ATGAAGAACCGCCTTTCCACCATCTGCGCACTGCAG GTCATGGCCGCCTATTTGCTTCCTCTGGCCAGCACTGCCAGGATCTCCAAagcaacttcttctttctcaccGTTCCAGTCATACTACAATGGAATTCCCAGCAACG ATAATTCCTATTTGGTGAGTTATTTCTATACGACACCCGTGATCATTCATGCAGAATACCAGCAGCCATTAGGGCCGTTCTTTGGATATTTCCCAAATTTGTTGACGTCGCCGTGCAGCCCGTGTCCACTATGTCCCGCTGCTCCCGACTGTCCCTCAACGCCACCAACGTGCCCTGAAACAACCACTGCAAATCCAACAACTTCCACAACAACCACAGCAGAGACAACTACAACAACTCCTACAACTACTACCACAACCACCGCTGCTCCCGCCACATGCCCGACATGCCCCAGCTGCACGACATGTCCTGCAACTACTACCCCAACAACTTGCccaactaccaccaccactaccaccgcTGCCCCTCCTACCTGTCCCACCTGTCCCACCTGCCTGACGTGTCCTGAAACTACTACCCCAACAACTTGTCCAACTACTACCACCGCTACCACCGCTGCTCCCCCTACCTGTCCCACCTGCGCCAGTTGCATAGCATGTCCTGTGCCACCCCCATCGCCAATCGTCACAG CTTGTGACAACGCATTGAATGCCTATGCGTCAGCTGCACCGAACGGGACCATCTCGGTAAATCTTCCCACCGCCAATACGAATTTTAATTGCCAGTACAGTTTTGTGGCTTATCCGCCGACGACTAGAATTGTAGTGAGATGCAGCAGTATCTCTGCCGGCGCCAGATTCAGG CTTTCTCCGGCAACTCCTCAAACCGCTGGAGTGCTAGGCGTCGACTACACTTCGATGGGGACCTACTTGATTATGACAGCAAATAACCTTTTAAGCAATGTAAATGGAATACAATTGAGCTGCACTTGGCAAgccgtttga